The DNA region CAACTTTCATGTAaagcttatattttattccgcggtaacatttattttatgtatattcgAGCGCACTGTTGTTGATGtcagctttttatttatttgcatgtTATTTGTTACGCGCTTTTGATTTGTAGTTTTCAAAAGCAAATGATGATTTGTTAGATAACGACGTACGAGGGGTTGGTTTTTACAAcgcagttttttaataattattcacaaGATGAAATGAATAGATTTTCGAATCTatcataaaatcataaatattccttttaattaaacccgcatatttattacttcaatagcatcatattaataaaaggttgtgtaaaattaatactaattaaaatttaatttgttacagGCGCAATCATCATCGAACAAAAATTCATCGAGTACAAGTGGTCAACAATCGAAGGTTTCCACAACCACTCCAAACTCATCCAATACACCAAAGACTGCTGAACCAAAGCCTGTGGAGTGCAATCTATGTCACCGAAAGTTCAAAAACATACCCGCCCTCAATGGACATATGAGACTTCATGGGGGTTACTTCAAAAAGgtacttgaaatttaaaggaattaatataattaaatgtagaatCCCTTGACGaatttaatgttgatttattagtttcttgaataatttacaCCTCGACTTCatacaactttaattaatattctaattatcaGTTTAAAGTCTAGTTGGTTAAATAAAGTTCCATCTAAAgatggaaattaaataatttaatttaaatccataattttattaggtaCTTAATAAGACATTTAATTACGTCTAGAAATCGTTctgtatttaattgaattatggtTTATGCTTTCAAAGAAATAACTGATTTTTTATACGCaagtttacttaaaataaaacaaagttatttaattatgtatattatctgttattcgtattttttttttgtactttctgtgacaaatttattataattaataatgagacattaatgaattaatcaattttcagGATGCCGACAACAAAAAATGCGAAAAAAAAGACACGAACACGCCCCCACTGCAAACGGCCAGCGTGAGCGTGCGGGCACTGATCGAGGAAAAGATCATCAACAAGAGGATAACTCAGCCGCAGCCCACCACGCCGACGGAGGAACCCAAGTCGACAGCGCCGCCCCTCTTTCCTTTAACCGTGCATTCCTCGGCGACGTCCAGCGACCTAGACACCAAGATCACCTCGTTCGTGGTGCCGGCACCCCCTCAACAGACCGCTGAGAAGACTAGAAGACATTCCGACGCTGAGGCTTTCAACCACAGGTTGTAAGACACACTTGTAGAATATTAGAATGTTCGTTTACAATACAAACTTGTTACAGAATTTCAAACACGCAACAAGAAGCTCAAGCTCTGGCTGATCTCATCCTCAAGCGGGAGATCAAACGGGAGAAAGCCTCCGTCAAACGTACTACCTCTGATCCCGGTCAAACGAACCTCATCCAATTCCAGTCGAATGATTCGCTGTCGCTGACTTTCAAGCAAGAGGAGATCGAATATCTATCGCCCAGTTTGCAAGATGAGGTGTTCACACAAGTACAGGACACCATGTTGCTGCAAGGTGTAGATCCCAATCAGTTGGCCACTTTGCAATTCCAAACCGAAGACTTGTTGCCAGATCAAACTGATCAGAACTTGCAGAATCTCAATCTGGATGATTATGCAAACTTACAGGACCAAGTTGGTCAATCGCCCTCCTATCAGTCTAGTCATAATGTGAATCAAGATTTGCAAGCGGTCTTGGATTCTCCTCTTCCTGAAAGTCTCGCTGAATTCAGCACCTTTCATTCAAACAACTTAGATCTATCTTCGCCCAGTTACCAAAACCAATCACCTGCACAATATGTCAATTCTCCACACACTTCAATAGCACAGTCTCCATTGCAAAGCCCGTTAATTCGGCAGGATTCGCCAGGATTCCCATATCCCACGCCACCAGCAAGTCATGAGGGACAAAGCCCTTGTTTTTCTCAGAATACTTTGCTACCTTTGGTGTCTCCAAAACAGGAGTTTGGAGCAGTCGTGGAACGTGGAATTGATGAACCACCCCAAGCCTCATCTCCATTGTCGGCAGCTTTCTTCACATCAACCATGTCCAGTTCTGCTGCAGTGGAAGAGGCTTTGGAAGAAGTTTTGCCAGGGGAAACAATTTCCAATGACGATTTATATCCTTTGAGCAACTCACCTTCACCACAATCACCCATTGGATTGACTCCTGTCCAGTCTCCATTACCTAATATAGCAACAACAGCTGTATCATCCCCTCATCCGACAACTACTTTCAGTGCAAGTAACACAGCTACGTTCAACATCTCCCCACAATATACTCTCCAATCTCAAATGATGCCAAATTCCGAGGATCCTCTCTTATCCAGCAGTTCTGTAAATCGTAAACGGTGTGGACTAAGTGGCATTCCACTAAGAGTTATGACCAATAACGGCCTATTGGATCTTAATACTGCGAATTTCGCTGGAATTTTGTTGGACGCAAATggggaaatcaaatttatccaAACTGGTGCCAACACTTTCCAgtcgaaaaatattgtattggcGAACACTCAAATGGTACAAACGCCACAAGACGATGATAAAACCAAATTGCATCGAATGTTGAAAACAGTTCAGTGCGCCTTACCAACGAAACAATTCATCGCTAAACCCAAACAAGTGGTTGAAATCAAGAAAGAAGAGAACAACGACGTGTTTTTGAGTCCCACATCGTAAGTTACTAGTTGCAATCAAATTTGTGTTCTGCAAACGACGCTCTcgtcaaaaataattactctacaatttttagaataccgTCTAGTCCTGTGCGTACATCGAGGAAACGACTTAGAACTGAGCCGTTGCAGTTGCCAGTTTTTCACCAGTCAAAACTAAGGGCGACTAGAAGCAAACCGGCAGGGTCTTCAGCATTTACACCCCAGCCGATATTAAACCCACAAAGACAAGGGACTGGACTTTTTAACAACCTAAAAACAAAATCCAGTAAGTTAATCTTTAAGCtttgtatttaacaatttagaaTGCATATAATGTTTGCTGTCCTAATTACAAACATGAAAGTTCGACatggatattaattattatatttaggtgATGATACCAGTATATGGAATTGCGAGCCCATCCCTGAAACTGATTCAACCCCGCACATAAATGTGGGACCCCAATTTCAGTGTAATATTCCACCTGTCTCCAGCAGATTGAATCCCGTATCGAAACATGAGGATCTGCTTTGGGATCCTGGTATTAACAATTGTTCCGATGCCGAAGGTAAAgagataagaaaaaaattgtcatttgattttaatgttgggaatattattttagtcgATATGTACTTGGATTTCGCGTGTTGCGCTGCTGTACCAGGCGGTGGTAGAAACAAAGAATACGCCATGCATTTGCTTCACATGTGTAGTGGTAACATTCATGTAAGTGGCTccactttttgaaaaaatacatattaatattgagtGTTTTCAGGAGGCCATGTTGAAACTAATGCAACCTTCTCCAAACCTACCTGCTGATCATCCTCTTCTGTGCTACCAGTATAGCGAAAGTGACAAGTGGTCTTCTACTGAGACCGAAATATTCCACAAGGCACTGATTAAGTACGACAAAGATTTTCACAGCATTTCAAAAGAGGTAAGCTCAAACAGTACATTTAAGATTTAAGATctaaaacgaaaatatttgtttataggtAAAAAGTAAATCGGTGAAACAGTGTATACAGTTTTATTACGTTTGGAAGAAGGTTTGCACGGACGAGTACAGAAAATTAAAGCAGGTCCGAGAAAAAAGGAATCATAAAAACTCGGAGTCAGACATGGATGAAAAGCCCTATCCAGATGCCAAATTATTGGGGGTacgtataacatttttattttgataaggAATTTTATGGGATTTTATGcatgttaaaatttgttcttaGATTGCAGACAGTGGGTCCCCTATGCCGGTTCAAGATGCTACAAGAAATTTCGTCTGTGAATTTCCAGAATGTTCAGCAGTAAGTTTAAATGTAGATTTGCGGTAATATATTACTTGTACAAAGTATAGTCGAATTTGCTGGCAATTAATCATGTTCTCTTCGACTTTTGCAGGTTTTCGTTAAGAAGACATATTtagataaaacatatttttactttaaataatttgttaaactaatgatccaaattaaaaaatcctgtattgaaatcaataaaataaccttaattaaaagttaataaaaattaataaagttaataaacaaCTCCGTGCACTGAAGCCAAACGGCATCCTGATTAAAACTTGTGACTGTTTCAGAGTTTCAATTCTCGCGCAGCGCTAAACGGTCACATCCGGATCCACGGCGGTACTGCCGCCAGGAATTCGCCGACTCCGGCCGCAATCGAGCGCCGTTCCGCCTCGGTCAGTTCGACGGTATGCCACCCGGACTCGACCGAGGACTATCCCTGTAAGATTTGCGGGAAGTAAGTGTTCGTACCCACCCATAGCACCCCCAACCTAGACTAGCGAGACTAAGGTAAATGATCGGTGTGTTGCGTCCTCTGCTTACGTGCTAACACtatcattgtttttatttttatgatttttattttggtttttgttttacttttttgttctTCTCCATGATCTACTGCAACATCCAGTGGGCGGACTGAGGtactattttagtttttaaaagggGTTGTATCTGGggaaaaatgttcatttttcaTCCTTTTGAAGTCCGTACCAATCTATATTccgtttttatgtttattttctttcctttctttttttatatacacataaaaaataagttttatttttcgtaaattattaataacaacaaaattagaaGTAAATTACCCTGAATACAACCTCAACTATGCAGGCCGCATAGTACttccttttattttcttcagtctatgtaattaaattaattttacgttcTGGCATGAAGATCTTCGTTAAACTGGTATGAGACTGGACACAATGGTCtacttttttctgttttttcccgtttatttttgtttttctctgATAGtgaaataattagaatatgtGATATATTGCACGTGAGCATGTCACAACAGAAATCGTCCGAACCGATCATTGTTATTTTCGCCctgataaatgtttaaataaaattaatatttgtgcaATATAGCATAACATTGCCCGGTTCAGTATtatgatttgaataattctgCAAAgagtacattattattataggacaAAATAGTGTAACAAATCATAATGTTGAGTCTATGTTACTTTGAGTTTTCTTTATCTAAACTTCATTTATCCATTTCTACTCGCTCtctagaaaattatttgtatatgcactaaatttctgttaaaatCACCACATAAGTTTGTACTAATATTCTCCaataatctataataaatatgaaaaaatctattttctaTTTGATTATAACAGAAATTCACAATGCAAACATGTAATTATGAATctaatgtatattttgtgtATTCACAGGGTGTTTTCGAAAATTAAAAGCCGTAGTGCCCATATGAAATCTCACCGACCACCAGATGCTGAAACATCAAAACGACGCGAATCAAAAGACCCACAAAACTATTGTTATGAACTCTCCGTGCCAAGCCCGTATAGTACAtagaatcaaaatttaaaatatcaaaaaataatataaaataattccagGTAAAGGGCAATCAAAAACTATTGAGTCAGATCAAAagattgaaataaaacaaaaagacataatttatgattaaaaggAAAATCTAGGTAATGGAATTATAGTTAGTATAGTTGTATAAATCTCAATCCACATATTAAACAgagatatatatttaatataaaaatagggGTTGTGTTACGTTACAGTTACGCAGAACGTAACGTAACGTTAGTGCCTTTTTCGAATGTCGAGTGAGACACTATTGCTATACCATctggtattttgaatttattcgtACTCCATTTTTGTATGCCCAAATCGGATATAAGTGactaaaatgaacaaaaaaaatcagtttctttttaatgGCAATTTAGAGAAttcattgaataaattaatactggGGTTAGTTTATGAATTGCAGCGTTAGcagaaaatcataaaaaatgtaaaacttttatagaataaaatgcaACTAAAGAAAAACATTATCGAAAGGAGTTTCATATAGCGAATTGGGCacgattttttacaatatcagAATTTTGAATTGTCAAGAGCAATATAGATCTGTActcaaaaagaattttaatcaaatattaatatcaaacggccataagtaaatataaacaaatgaaCTATACGTATTTTAAACTGGAACAAAATCACATACTTGTCCGCTTTTTTCTGCAGTATGTTGTGGGATTTGCTCAAAAAGATAGTGTTTTTTAACTCTTcctttttataagaatttacgtattaacaaattatgaaCTATTAGGTTAGGTGTTTAggaaatctataaataattattttaatataaataaaagttgctacaaatatactaatatttagtaattaaattatggaatGTAGAGTATTTATATATGGACGCACTGTATGAATTAATATGTGCCACGTGATAAAAATGTGACAAGTAGGtgaatttgttgatttttttggTACCCCCGAGCCAAGCTCATGTACTATTACTCTGTGTTGTGATCTTTTTAAAGTCTATTACTATGAATCTATCTATATTAatacttatataataaaataaatatttgtacatgTTACTGTATGTATgatattagattaaatttttagcagGTCTACGTTAAGTCAGAAATGGGTCCCAGcctttccattttaaaaaatgacaatcCAATTTTTCGTTTTTCTTAAACTTTATGTAtcgatgtttttattatacttaatatTACGTCTCAAAGACAAAACATAGGATAGGtagcttaataaatatatcatattcaTGTTAggtgttttataaaatgtatgttttcTTCAAACTCATCACGATGAGACGTAGGTTTAACATTGCTGGATATTTCGAGGTCGTGAATAagagatatattaaaaaaattaaattcttagaaATAACACGAAATGCTTTTTTCGAaggtcaatttaattttccgtgcctttataactttttttccCTAATTAACATCGATGCGTATTtacaataatgttttaaaaacaatcacAAACGGCAGTTTTCTATTggatttaatctttttaaattgtcatatTCACACCAGACCTTTTCTGACCTTATATAGACCAACAGACTGGGCCACAAGTTGGTAGTCGTAGAAATCTAAAGTGATTACCCACATAAAATTTCAGCGATTCTCATATTATTGAAACGTGAAATATCATGTTGCGATATTGTGTGGGGAAATCAATTTGGTTTGAATCAGGTGCTCAGAcctttatcaattaattgttgttattgAATGTACCTCTACGAACTGACgaacattttgttaattaaaaactcaaaGCGTCTAAATAGGTACTTTAATTACGTATAACTCATATAAATCTCCTAAAAATTGCTCACTTTTATACGTCGTATTTAGCTTTTTatacatgtttatttattactggACTATGTTATTACTAATGGAATTTATGTAATCGCTTAAAACCAGTTAAGAAAACTTCTTTACGTACGCACTACTATATTTCCCTTATAATGTGTGTGTttatgtgtaataaatataaacactcTAATAATATATGTGCTTCCAGAATGTCAACATATCCCTATATATTGCACACAAATTCCATGTTATTAATCTGGTTTTAAACTGATTACGTGTTTGTTATCCTCAAAGTAATTTTAggctaatatattttagtcaagTACATGtactgttataaattaatcattattctCTCAGTAGGTTGTTTGTACATACttgttctgttgtttttaacatttgatcTATATTTTCTGCTTATAAACTGTTTCTAAAACGgcctaataaatttaaaataaaagcatttACTTGTGATActgtaaaatactaaatactgATTTTAAATGTCCGTCAGTTCATGTTAGTCTATGGTCACCCTTATGTTATTGCATAATGTACTTGACACTAGTATTTTGTGTGATTTTTGAACAATCATTcatgtaaaataaagaaaaataacctCTAATATTGCTGTggtctttcaaaaaaacataAACGTACCCAAGGACTgtccaatatatttaaatatcaacaaatACTAGTTTTATTGATAGGTTCTAAGGACTATAAAAAACatcgaatctaaagaaactgatatttttacagaatatttttaataacaaatatcaaaccCAGATGTATCAACAAGTAATATCCTGTTTAGTATCgtgtaaagttttattattaaacattgcaaaaatttgttgatgtttaaatattccaatatttgtATGAATGTGTGCCTGTATTAATTTTCCTTGTGCCAACATTAAAATGTCATAGTTGAGCTTAGAAAGAAAACAGTGTCATGTAACATACTCAGTAGGTTAAAGCttgtatatttgtaaataagctattaatatatttatcaattttcatgCTTACCTTCTAATCcgcaacaaataaaacaacatcAACAGCAGTCAAGAATACATTATGCTGGTTGcagcagttttattttttgtggtaGTAGTTGGTGGTTTTGTAAATGTTTCAAGTTTTATTGATAGGTTTCGCCAATTGTTTAACCCCATTGCATCGCATTGCATCAAATTTTTAGAGGGGACGTGTAGTTATGCAATAAGCTATATAATAGGTGAATTTTTATCTGTctaaaaactttttgaaaagaGAGCAGCTATGTATCATTATTTGGTGTTTGTATACACATATTATTATCCAAAGTGCAAAGGAATTTGATGAGAATCGAATGATCAAACATTGAAATACGCAGTTTCAATTCATTTTGggtaaaaatgtatgtatatttgcTGATTTTTTgctttgaatttgaattttgtttacaacaCAATATAAACCGTTCCCAATCTGTACCTGATGAGATTTACCATTTCcactcattattatttattaatattatttatcttactaataaaatttaacgtgtgttaaaatatttggatttcATGATTCGATTCCGTTGTTGAATTTGTACACTTTTGTCGAAACTATTGAATGTGATCCAAGATGTAAgatgtatgtatgtaataataaaatgtttagcaCAACCTTCTAGGAATTTGTgtctaaatttgaatatatatgaaaatgtaaGAAAAAGTGTACAGAGTAAAACTATTCACCATatgtataatgtttaaatgaatttatataatattttacatttatgatGTCTAAAAACGTTGTGCTCATTTAtatcaacaataatatataattaatgtaaatcttTGATCAAATGTCAATACGTGTAGCTCAAGAaactttctatatatttttttgaatccaaataataaaatacaatctGTAGATTTTATGACCATAATATGTCATAACACAGTgtgttcatatttttagtgcagttatatttttcaaaccgAATTTTCGATTTTAATTTGCTAAATCATCATGACGGTCATCAATTAAATAGacaatcttaaaaataaagggcaagtttgaaaaatatatatgcagtaaaatgtttaaaaaatgtaaaaagtagAAAATACACTATATATTATGCGTTTGTAACTGTAATCCAGTTTTCtattttgtgttaaaactattaataattgttttgtttgactgtttttaaagaaaaatatttgttgttaaattctgtccaaatatttccaaaaacGTATGTTTAAAagtgtatatgtatatacttGTATTATTGTATGCACAATAAAAATGGCGTTGTATTAGTTCTTTGTATTATTCTGTACCAGTCTTTCCACTACCTTAATATTAGATAACAATCAATTAAAAGAAAcgtatctataaaaatatacaatatatttatttatgacatcAAACAATTCCAGACTtacatgaaataataatttaaggtcaattaaaaaatcaatacattttattcattggTATCCTGTGCTTGCAAACTTTTGATAGCCATCTCTATTGCACCCTCTCTGGATTTACAGCCACCAATGAATCCTGTAGAATGACAGAAAATCGCGTCTGGTATACCTGAAATTCTACTCAAGACTTCGTCTCTAACGCCATGCCAATCACTGCGCAAAAAGACTCTGAAATAATGTAacgattgaaataaaaataacttttttcatGCATCACAAATTTACCTGCAAATGAAACTTCCTGGTTCAACGGGAATACCTTGCACTCTCCATGAATCAGCTTTGTCTTTGAAAATGCAGAACTTCACTCGACCTTCAATACCCATTTCCCTTTCTAGACAAGCTAAATGGTCCTTCCAGGGTTGCCGTTGctctaacaaaattatttcccCACTGGGATACACTTGAGCACGATTTTCAACCGCCTCCTGAATGGCTATCCTTGCAGGCCACCATGTTTTTGCTGCCTAGAAATGTAAGATATTGTGTAGTGGTTTCATATCttcactatttatatttatatttacctcCAAAACCACTTCTTTAAACTCTGCACCGACCAAGTCCATAGCCTTATTAAAGCACTTCATTATTTCCGCGTTACTTGCCTCATCATCTGGATTCAATCTATGTACCCTGGCACTCAAATGGGTGTTAATTCGATACAAAGGGTCgcctgaaatattgaaaaaaacggtgtggttaatattaaataatttttgcttaaacattttgttattaagCACATGGAACAGTGGAGTACTTACCAATGGGGTACATGGGGATGCCGTTGTCGATTGCATCCATTTCCTCGACAAAGCTATCATAAACATGAAGGTAGATGTATTTCTTGGAATCTTCAGGTGTTTCAACTTTAGCCTTTTTTAAAATGGATGCAATGACGTCTTGACCGAAATGTGCATAGATCAATCCAGCCGAACTCAATCTAaaacattacatattaataagagataaatttacaatttttaaattctgcaTACTTTATGTTCTTGCTAACTCCGATATCAGGAAGAACTGTGGACAGGGTTTCATGAAATTCACGTTGATGATGGTCATAGCGATGATTCTGAGGGTTATATTCAGCTCCAACATCAACTACTATATCGCAAGTATTCAGTatctaaaaaagtaattaataaataaattagtaatgaAAATCACAATTACATTACCTGTGGGTCTCTTGTTCTAATAATTTCCCCATATTCATATTCCGGCAGCTGCTTCAACATAAAACATGCTAGGACTTCGTCACAGTGGAAAACACCACCGTGGGTACCTATTTTAGGTGTAATACGTTGGCTTTTAGCTAATGATGACATCCTGAAAAAGCTTGAATAAAAACGAAGTAAAGACGAATaggaaacaaagaaaatattcttacCCTTCCAGTATGAGCGATCCCACGTCCAGAGAGCGCTTGAGGAAATTCGCTTTCGCGACCACATTGTTGATGCGGTTCATAACctaatattattagatttttgaaCCGCAATTATCCGTCGCATATATTCGACCTGAGGACGGTCGGAtcgaaaataaacaatattttgtgaaCTGTTGCCCAGATACTATTTATGTTCTCGAAGGTAATGCGATTTTTTTGAGACTTTGCGGGAAATTCCGTTATCTGTAAACTGTCAACAAAAAATGGGGTTAGGAAAAtgatttcaattgaatttttaacacaaaatatgGTGTTTAACTCatacaaatgaaaattctACACTtgccttttaattattttgaataagcCGCTTATTATtggtaaataattgaaacagtTAAGGCGACATCTCATTCAAGCTAGCTAGGCTAAAAGAAACCTTAGCATGGATGCTCGACGGTATATCTACCGGCCGCTAGGTTGCAACACTTAGCTATATAAGTCTATTacctatttgaaaaattttgacttcAACATTTTTGTTGTGTAATCGAATTGATTAATACAAAAGTatgactattatttaaaattaattgaaaaataataataaaaaaataaataaaaaaatttgttaaatacctTCTACTACGCCTTCATAAACACCGCCTCTGCAAGCTCTTGCTAGCACAGGA from Aethina tumida isolate Nest 87 chromosome 1, icAetTumi1.1, whole genome shotgun sequence includes:
- the LOC109598471 gene encoding uncharacterized protein LOC109598471 isoform X3, encoding MTAVNAGVHELAGVRLPLQPYSGGHAVFMYSTASDGNVTLQLKEPDDLDKNSLAAMLARLHDDATFSISYQDTDILSDGSIDVLLGTGTANSGGSDAVAATFDLFDSSSGPDLTLSPQTFTNSAEAFINDNSSNSLGGPVSQDNDAVSTTSTEDKKPCSTSSDPVKLAVKRPRPKAASPNRQGPQQCQVCAKVFGNASALAKHKLTHSDERKYVCSMCGKAFKRQDHLNGHMLTHRNKKPYECKAEGCGKSYCDARSLRRHTENHHSSAGGGGTVSASTTMSPAQGAASGDAASPHGSSCIQYAPPPTSTSAASPGTSGGKSQLQQLLAIDPAKGGSGGNNDGLTKQQLDLIHQIMEQTQRQSQQQTTATNSKTSTVTTPKSSTPSKVTATKTPVKMQRAQSSSNKNSSSTSGQQSKVSTTTPNSSNTPKTAEPKPVECNLCHRKFKNIPALNGHMRLHGGYFKKDADNKKCEKKDTNTPPLQTASVSVRALIEEKIINKRITQPQPTTPTEEPKSTAPPLFPLTVHSSATSSDLDTKITSFVVPAPPQQTAEKTRRHSDAEAFNHRLISNTQQEAQALADLILKREIKREKASVKRTTSDPGQTNLIQFQSNDSLSLTFKQEEIEYLSPSLQDEVFTQVQDTMLLQGVDPNQLATLQFQTEDLLPDQTDQNLQNLNLDDYANLQDQVGQSPSYQSSHNVNQDLQAVLDSPLPESLAEFSTFHSNNLDLSSPSYQNQSPAQYVNSPHTSIAQSPLQSPLIRQDSPGFPYPTPPASHEGQSPCFSQNTLLPLVSPKQEFGAVVERGIDEPPQASSPLSAAFFTSTMSSSAAVEEALEEVLPGETISNDDLYPLSNSPSPQSPIGLTPVQSPLPNIATTAVSSPHPTTTFSASNTATFNISPQYTLQSQMMPNSEDPLLSSSSVNRKRCGLSGIPLRVMTNNGLLDLNTANFAGILLDANGEIKFIQTGANTFQSKNIVLANTQMVQTPQDDDKTKLHRMLKTVQCALPTKQFIAKPKQVVEIKKEENNDVFLSPTSIPSSPVRTSRKRLRTEPLQLPVFHQSKLRATRSKPAGSSAFTPQPILNPQRQGTGLFNNLKTKSSDDTSIWNCEPIPETDSTPHINVGPQFQCNIPPVSSRLNPVSKHEDLLWDPGINNCSDAEVDMYLDFACCAAVPGGGRNKEYAMHLLHMCSGNIHEAMLKLMQPSPNLPADHPLLCYQYSESDKWSSTETEIFHKALIKYDKDFHSISKEVKSKSVKQCIQFYYVWKKVCTDEYRKLKQVREKRNHKNSESDMDEKPYPDAKLLGIADSGSPMPVQDATRNFVCEFPECSASFNSRAALNGHIRIHGGTAARNSPTPAAIERRSASVSSTVCHPDSTEDYPCKICGKVFSKIKSRSAHMKSHRPPDAETSKRRESKDPQNYCYELSVPSPYSKGQSKTIESDQKIEIKQKDIIYD
- the LOC109598471 gene encoding uncharacterized protein LOC109598471 isoform X1, whose product is MLSWISDSLAESEPAPKDMTAVNAGVHELAGVRLPLQPYSGGHAVFMYSTASDGNVTLQLKEPDDLDKNSLAAMLARLHDDATFSISYQDTDILSDGSIDVLLGTGTANSGGSDAVAATFDLFDSSSGPDLTLSPQTFTNSAEAFINDNSSNSLGGPVSQDNDAVSTTSTEDKKPCSTSSDPVKLAVKRPRPKAASPNRQGPQQCQVCAKVFGNASALAKHKLTHSDERKYVCSMCGKAFKRQDHLNGHMLTHRNKKPYECKAEGCGKSYCDARSLRRHTENHHSSAGGGGTVSASTTMSPAQGAASGDAASPHGSSCIQYAPPPTSTSAASPGTSGGKSQLQQLLAIDPAKGGSGGNNDGLTKQQLDLIHQIMEQTQRQSQQQTTATNSKTSTVTTPKSSTPSKVTATKTPVKMQRAQSSSNKNSSSTSGQQSKVSTTTPNSSNTPKTAEPKPVECNLCHRKFKNIPALNGHMRLHGGYFKKDADNKKCEKKDTNTPPLQTASVSVRALIEEKIINKRITQPQPTTPTEEPKSTAPPLFPLTVHSSATSSDLDTKITSFVVPAPPQQTAEKTRRHSDAEAFNHRLISNTQQEAQALADLILKREIKREKASVKRTTSDPGQTNLIQFQSNDSLSLTFKQEEIEYLSPSLQDEVFTQVQDTMLLQGVDPNQLATLQFQTEDLLPDQTDQNLQNLNLDDYANLQDQVGQSPSYQSSHNVNQDLQAVLDSPLPESLAEFSTFHSNNLDLSSPSYQNQSPAQYVNSPHTSIAQSPLQSPLIRQDSPGFPYPTPPASHEGQSPCFSQNTLLPLVSPKQEFGAVVERGIDEPPQASSPLSAAFFTSTMSSSAAVEEALEEVLPGETISNDDLYPLSNSPSPQSPIGLTPVQSPLPNIATTAVSSPHPTTTFSASNTATFNISPQYTLQSQMMPNSEDPLLSSSSVNRKRCGLSGIPLRVMTNNGLLDLNTANFAGILLDANGEIKFIQTGANTFQSKNIVLANTQMVQTPQDDDKTKLHRMLKTVQCALPTKQFIAKPKQVVEIKKEENNDVFLSPTSIPSSPVRTSRKRLRTEPLQLPVFHQSKLRATRSKPAGSSAFTPQPILNPQRQGTGLFNNLKTKSSDDTSIWNCEPIPETDSTPHINVGPQFQCNIPPVSSRLNPVSKHEDLLWDPGINNCSDAEVDMYLDFACCAAVPGGGRNKEYAMHLLHMCSGNIHEAMLKLMQPSPNLPADHPLLCYQYSESDKWSSTETEIFHKALIKYDKDFHSISKEVKSKSVKQCIQFYYVWKKVCTDEYRKLKQVREKRNHKNSESDMDEKPYPDAKLLGIADSGSPMPVQDATRNFVCEFPECSASFNSRAALNGHIRIHGGTAARNSPTPAAIERRSASVSSTVCHPDSTEDYPCKICGKVFSKIKSRSAHMKSHRPPDAETSKRRESKDPQNYCYELSVPSPYSKGQSKTIESDQKIEIKQKDIIYD